From Cytophagia bacterium CHB2, a single genomic window includes:
- a CDS encoding DUF3179 domain-containing protein produces the protein MKKNLFLILLATLSLGVACNNDNSANPLDNGSRGGSGFGVSGLLFENNLVMWDRENQGSRSELFPQMYFTRADAANFPTWNSFPSDKMASGGVPRDGIPALTNPKFVPASSSEASYVRNTDLVLGAVINGEARAYPENILWWHEIVNDEIGGQRVMMTFCPLTGTGLFFRAPDRAANVDRLELLPVVETTWEKWKELYPATVVISRNTGFNRDYTAYPYGNYRSEQSQPLFPLRTRNYDTRFQPKHVVLGLIEGDVQKAYPFSKLNGKPVVNDQINGRDVVIVSDLSAKLVIPYERNVNGQLLLFTATSTSSFQMTDDLTGSVWNIKGEAVSGSLAGAKLKQVPAHTAFWFAWSVFWPSTQIFE, from the coding sequence ATGAAAAAAAATCTGTTTCTCATTCTGCTCGCAACGCTCTCGTTGGGCGTTGCCTGCAACAACGACAACAGCGCCAATCCACTCGATAACGGCTCCCGCGGCGGTTCCGGCTTCGGCGTGTCCGGCCTGCTCTTCGAGAACAATCTCGTGATGTGGGATCGCGAAAATCAAGGCTCGCGCAGCGAGTTGTTTCCGCAAATGTATTTCACCCGCGCCGACGCGGCGAATTTTCCCACCTGGAATTCGTTTCCCTCCGATAAAATGGCCTCCGGCGGTGTGCCGCGCGACGGCATTCCCGCACTGACCAATCCCAAGTTTGTTCCGGCTTCTTCTTCGGAAGCGAGTTACGTGCGCAACACCGATCTCGTTTTAGGCGCGGTGATCAACGGCGAAGCTAGAGCCTATCCGGAAAATATTTTGTGGTGGCACGAGATCGTCAATGATGAAATCGGCGGCCAAAGAGTGATGATGACGTTTTGCCCGCTCACCGGCACCGGCCTGTTCTTTCGCGCGCCCGATCGCGCTGCGAATGTCGATCGCCTCGAGCTGCTGCCCGTGGTCGAAACCACATGGGAAAAATGGAAAGAGTTGTATCCCGCCACCGTCGTCATTTCGCGGAACACGGGATTCAATCGCGATTACACCGCTTATCCTTACGGCAATTATCGCTCCGAGCAATCGCAGCCGCTCTTTCCGCTGCGCACGCGCAATTACGACACGCGCTTTCAACCGAAACACGTCGTGCTCGGCCTTATCGAAGGCGACGTGCAAAAAGCTTATCCCTTTTCGAAGCTGAACGGCAAGCCCGTGGTCAACGATCAAATCAATGGCCGCGACGTGGTGATCGTTTCGGATTTGTCCGCGAAGCTGGTGATTCCTTATGAGCGCAATGTGAACGGCCAGCTTCTGCTTTTCACTGCAACGAGCACGAGCTCTTTTCAGATGACGGATGACTTAACGGGCAGCGTGTGGAATATCAAAGGCGAGGCCGTGTCAGGTTCGCTCGCGGGCGCGAAGCTGAAGCAGGTGCCGGCGCATACTGCGTTCTGGTTTGCATGGTCGGTGTTTTGGCCGTCAACACAAATCTTCGAATAA
- a CDS encoding transporter, whose product MKKLLIFALMIFALPVESFAGAWTLPKKRLWLKSAVFYQATDLRFCTEQDALALAFREAGCTAAGHRAPFAPFVGGESEALAIFTEARYGVVDWLEVGVQIPFYRLQFTNLANPRRPRSNNLGDVRFFAKYRALAQPVVASLTLAAKSPTGKFNIDAEAVNVSEGQWDFEVLGEVGKSFWPLRGYAGLGVGYRVRTDNPSFDQTLADEFILQAEAGYEFFSRVTFKSSLDWLRGRRPLLKLNGAPLLERRELLTISPTLIYTFRHGLNLEASARFPIHGQDFPAGTQYMGALSYSISFS is encoded by the coding sequence ATGAAAAAATTACTGATCTTTGCTTTGATGATATTTGCTTTGCCGGTCGAGTCCTTTGCCGGCGCGTGGACATTGCCCAAGAAACGGTTGTGGCTCAAATCCGCGGTCTTTTATCAAGCCACCGATCTTCGCTTCTGCACGGAGCAAGATGCGCTCGCGTTGGCCTTTCGCGAGGCGGGTTGCACCGCGGCCGGGCATCGCGCGCCGTTCGCTCCGTTCGTTGGTGGCGAAAGCGAAGCGCTCGCGATTTTTACGGAGGCAAGATACGGTGTCGTCGATTGGCTCGAAGTGGGCGTGCAAATTCCTTTTTATCGTTTGCAATTCACCAATCTCGCCAACCCGCGACGACCGCGCAGCAACAATTTGGGCGACGTTCGCTTCTTCGCCAAGTATCGCGCGCTCGCGCAACCGGTGGTTGCGAGCCTTACCCTCGCGGCGAAAAGTCCAACCGGAAAATTCAATATCGATGCGGAAGCCGTGAATGTGAGTGAGGGCCAGTGGGATTTTGAAGTGCTCGGTGAAGTGGGCAAATCGTTTTGGCCGCTGCGAGGATATGCCGGTCTGGGCGTGGGTTATCGTGTTCGCACCGATAATCCGAGCTTCGATCAAACTCTGGCCGATGAGTTTATTCTGCAGGCCGAAGCGGGCTATGAATTTTTTTCGCGGGTGACCTTCAAGAGCAGCCTAGATTGGTTGCGCGGGCGAAGGCCGCTGCTCAAATTAAATGGCGCGCCGCTCTTGGAGCGTCGCGAGCTGCTCACAATATCGCCGACGCTAATCTACACGTTTCGTCACGGCTTGAATCTTGAAGCCTCTGCGCGTTTCCCGATTCACGGTCAGGATTTTCCCGCGGGAACTCAGTACATGGGCGCACTGTCCTACAGTATATCCTTCTCATAA
- a CDS encoding cupin domain-containing protein, which produces MSRNANGAATSAVTFFDNASVAAAFAKGQPLLENSQYKIHASHRDGPGKAEVHEYETDIIYVLQGTATFVTGGKVLDGQAISPGEIRGASIDGGEARKLVKGDVIIVPQGTPHWFKEVKAPFNYYVVKSLT; this is translated from the coding sequence TTGAGCCGAAACGCCAATGGCGCGGCAACTTCCGCAGTGACTTTTTTTGACAACGCCAGCGTGGCGGCCGCGTTCGCAAAGGGACAACCGTTGCTCGAAAACAGCCAATACAAAATTCACGCGAGCCATCGCGACGGCCCCGGCAAAGCCGAAGTGCACGAATACGAAACCGACATCATCTACGTGCTGCAAGGCACGGCCACATTCGTGACCGGCGGCAAAGTCCTCGACGGCCAGGCGATTTCTCCCGGCGAAATTCGCGGCGCCAGCATTGACGGCGGCGAAGCGCGCAAGCTGGTGAAGGGCGACGTGATCATCGTGCCCCAAGGCACGCCGCATTGGTTCAAGGAAGTCAAAGCGCCGTTCAACTATTATGTCGTGAAGTCGTTGACTTAG
- a CDS encoding heme-binding protein, translating to MLNASVWPDSGSSLASGDPVDGTPEGHATIRLQSRRPLRDVTEYLQGGSFVKTLVTTVAALLAAFLATSGQAQSTLPKQTLTLAGAKKVIAAALAQARQVNAPGGVIAVVDDGGNLIAVERLDGTFAAGGLISIGKARTAAIFKRPTSVFEKIIREGRTPMVALHDFTPLQGGVPIEIDGQIVGAVGVSGAASAQ from the coding sequence TTGTTGAACGCGAGCGTTTGGCCGGATTCGGGTTCATCGCTTGCTTCCGGTGATCCGGTCGATGGAACACCGGAAGGCCACGCAACGATTCGACTGCAGTCCAGGCGCCCGTTGAGGGATGTCACCGAATACTTGCAAGGAGGTTCATTCGTGAAAACACTTGTAACAACCGTAGCGGCGCTGCTGGCTGCTTTCCTCGCAACCAGCGGCCAGGCGCAATCAACGCTGCCGAAGCAGACGCTGACGCTGGCGGGCGCGAAAAAAGTCATCGCCGCCGCGCTTGCCCAGGCCCGGCAAGTGAATGCGCCCGGCGGTGTGATTGCCGTGGTGGATGACGGCGGCAATCTCATCGCGGTCGAGCGGCTGGACGGCACCTTTGCCGCCGGTGGCCTCATTTCCATTGGCAAAGCGCGCACGGCCGCGATTTTCAAACGCCCGACCAGCGTGTTCGAGAAGATCATTCGTGAAGGCCGCACGCCGATGGTGGCCCTGCATGACTTCACGCCTCTGCAGGGCGGTGTGCCGATTGAAATTGACGGGCAGATCGTCGGTGCGGTGGGCGTGAGCGGTGCCGCCAGCGCGCAATAG
- a CDS encoding aquaporin family protein, which yields MFAVLKKHWPEYLMEAAGLGLFMVSACGFGALLEHPASPVRQAIDSAFVRRAVMGLAMGLTAIALVYSPWGKQSGAHLNPSFTLTFYRLGKLKGYDAFFYIIAQFAGGLAGVLLMSQVLGVRLAHPNVNYVVTVPGTAGIALAFVAESLITFILMSVVLLVSNHARYASRTGLCAGALIAAYITFEAPFSGMSMNPARTLGSALPAQVWTAWWIYFTAPLLGMLAAAQVYLITKGSPPRACAKLHHQNVKRCIFCGKPPG from the coding sequence ATGTTCGCTGTGCTGAAGAAACACTGGCCGGAATATTTGATGGAGGCCGCCGGGCTGGGATTGTTCATGGTTTCGGCTTGCGGTTTTGGGGCGCTGCTGGAGCATCCGGCTTCGCCAGTGCGGCAGGCGATTGACAGCGCGTTCGTGCGGCGCGCAGTGATGGGCCTGGCCATGGGACTGACGGCGATTGCTCTGGTTTATTCACCGTGGGGCAAACAGTCCGGCGCGCATCTCAATCCCTCGTTTACGCTGACGTTTTATCGCCTGGGCAAACTCAAGGGGTACGATGCGTTCTTTTATATCATAGCCCAGTTCGCTGGCGGGCTGGCGGGCGTGCTGCTCATGTCGCAGGTGTTGGGTGTGCGCCTGGCGCATCCGAACGTCAATTATGTCGTCACGGTGCCGGGCACAGCAGGTATCGCGCTCGCCTTCGTTGCGGAGAGCCTGATCACCTTCATTCTGATGAGCGTGGTGCTGCTCGTCTCCAATCATGCGCGCTATGCGTCGCGCACAGGCCTGTGCGCCGGCGCGTTGATCGCGGCCTACATCACCTTCGAGGCGCCGTTCTCGGGCATGAGCATGAATCCGGCGCGCACGTTGGGCTCGGCATTGCCCGCGCAGGTTTGGACGGCGTGGTGGATCTACTTCACTGCTCCCTTGCTCGGCATGCTGGCGGCGGCGCAAGTGTATTTGATAACAAAAGGCTCGCCGCCGCGGGCGTGCGCCAAGCTGCATCATCAAAACGTGAAACGGTGCATCTTCTGCGGCAAGCCGCCCGGATAA